From Streptomyces yatensis, one genomic window encodes:
- a CDS encoding exonuclease SbcCD subunit D — protein MRMLHTSDWHLGRSFHRVSLLAAQREFIDHLVTTVRERHIDAVLVAGDIYDRAVPPLAAVELFDDALHRLADLGVPTVMISGNHDSARRLGVGAGLIDRAGIHLRTDPAGCATPVVLSDDHGEVAFYGLPYLEPGLVREELGASAAGHTAVLGAAMDRVRADLATRPSGTRSVVLAHAFVTGGAVSDSERDITVGGVASVPADVFDGVDYAALGHLHGCQTITERIRYSGSPLAYSFSEAAHRKSMWVVELGTAGEAPSCERVDCPVPRPLARIRGRIEELLDDPDLDRHEEAWVEATLTDPVRPHEPMARLARRFPHVLTLVFDPERPPEDPLASYAQRLRGRSDRQIAEDFVAHVRGGRGPDEAERALLGDALEAVRSEAHEGVVPGEDNGAGATATARATAGARATAGATAGARAATAGATRGEVAR, from the coding sequence GTGAGAATGCTGCACACCTCCGACTGGCACCTCGGACGGTCCTTTCACCGGGTCAGCCTCCTTGCCGCGCAGCGGGAGTTCATCGACCACCTCGTCACCACCGTGCGCGAGCGGCACATCGACGCGGTGCTCGTCGCGGGTGACATCTACGACCGGGCCGTGCCGCCGCTGGCCGCCGTCGAGCTCTTCGACGACGCCCTGCACCGGCTCGCGGACCTCGGCGTGCCCACGGTCATGATTTCCGGCAACCACGACTCGGCCCGCCGTCTCGGCGTCGGCGCCGGGCTGATCGACCGGGCCGGCATCCACCTGCGCACCGACCCCGCCGGATGCGCCACCCCCGTCGTCCTCTCCGACGACCACGGCGAGGTGGCCTTCTACGGTCTGCCGTATCTCGAACCCGGCCTGGTGCGCGAGGAGTTGGGCGCCTCCGCGGCCGGTCATACGGCGGTGCTGGGCGCCGCCATGGACCGGGTGCGCGCGGACCTCGCCACCCGGCCGTCCGGCACCCGCTCCGTGGTCCTCGCGCACGCCTTCGTCACCGGTGGCGCGGTCAGCGACAGCGAGCGGGACATCACGGTCGGCGGAGTCGCCTCCGTACCCGCCGATGTCTTCGACGGCGTCGACTACGCCGCGCTCGGCCACCTGCACGGCTGCCAGACCATCACCGAGCGGATCCGCTACTCGGGCTCCCCGCTCGCGTACTCCTTCTCGGAGGCGGCGCACCGCAAGTCCATGTGGGTGGTGGAGCTGGGGACGGCGGGCGAGGCGCCGTCCTGCGAACGGGTGGACTGCCCGGTTCCGCGGCCGCTGGCCCGGATCCGCGGCCGGATCGAGGAGCTGCTGGACGACCCGGACCTCGACCGCCACGAGGAGGCGTGGGTCGAGGCCACCCTGACCGACCCGGTGCGGCCGCATGAGCCGATGGCCCGGCTGGCGCGGCGCTTCCCCCACGTCCTCACGCTGGTCTTCGACCCCGAGCGGCCCCCCGAGGATCCGCTCGCCTCGTACGCACAGCGGCTGCGCGGCCGCTCGGACCGGCAGATCGCCGAGGACTTCGTGGCCCATGTGCGGGGCGGCCGCGGCCCGGACGAGGCGGAGCGCGCGCTGCTCGGCGACGCGCTGGAGGCCGTACGGAGCGAGGCGCACGAGGGCGTGGTGCCCGGTGAGGACAACGGCGCCGGAGCGACGGCGACGGCGCGGGCGACCGCGGGGGCGCGGGCGACCGCGGGAGCGACTGCGGGGGCGCGGGCGGCGACTGCGGGAGCGACGAGGGGGGAGGTGGCGCGATGA
- a CDS encoding plasmid stabilization protein, translating to MPAGSSRKRERQYEHIKEGAEQRGASTGRAKEMAARTVNKERARTGESKSASKTSTKDPKSAPQRGGQRSGNRTGPKGPTRDQLYNEAKQRGIEGRSNMTKDQLARALGR from the coding sequence ATGCCCGCAGGATCCAGCCGTAAGCGTGAACGGCAGTACGAGCACATCAAGGAAGGCGCCGAGCAGCGCGGTGCCTCCACCGGCCGGGCGAAGGAAATGGCCGCCCGTACGGTGAACAAGGAGCGCGCCCGCACGGGCGAGTCCAAGTCCGCCAGCAAGACCTCGACCAAGGACCCGAAGTCCGCGCCGCAGCGTGGCGGCCAGCGCTCCGGCAACCGGACGGGCCCCAAGGGCCCGACGCGCGACCAGCTCTACAACGAGGCCAAGCAGCGCGGCATCGAGGGCCGCTCGAACATGACCAAGGACCAGCTGGCCAGGGCCCTGGGCCGCTGA
- a CDS encoding DUF6098 family protein, which yields MPGRTLPTYTALHQLVELIEQGAPVFVRWSRGPQADLDGSAASRDGLTGTKLPGLSANPLAFEEWAKDLPTPLWVARRLCDYIHLRDEDQGPADVHPWVLKGEEAGRGPDNEPLVRDVEPVAWIAESVIAEAEDVVARQQGEWGPLHRPARFGRGEEG from the coding sequence ATGCCAGGCCGGACACTCCCCACCTACACCGCTCTGCACCAGCTCGTGGAGCTGATCGAGCAGGGCGCTCCCGTCTTCGTCCGCTGGTCACGAGGGCCCCAGGCGGACCTGGACGGGAGCGCGGCCAGCCGGGACGGGCTCACCGGCACCAAGCTGCCGGGCCTGTCGGCCAACCCCCTGGCCTTCGAGGAGTGGGCGAAGGATCTCCCCACGCCCCTGTGGGTCGCCCGGCGGCTGTGCGACTACATCCACCTCCGGGACGAGGACCAGGGCCCCGCCGATGTCCACCCCTGGGTGCTCAAGGGGGAGGAGGCCGGCCGGGGGCCGGACAACGAACCCCTGGTCCGCGATGTGGAGCCCGTCGCCTGGATCGCCGAGAGCGTGATCGCCGAGGCCGAGGACGTGGTGGCCCGCCAGCAGGGCGAGTGGGGGCCGTTGCACAGACCGGCCAGGTTCGGCCGCGGTGAAGAAGGCTGA
- a CDS encoding trans-sulfuration enzyme family protein, producing the protein MGTTGAAGAAGTTGSAPGTHGARHAFATEAVHAGREDLPARGLHAVPLDLSTTYPSYDSRQEAARIDAFAATGARPDGPPVYARLDNPTVARFETALARLEGTESAVAFASGMAALSACLLARGAQGLRHVVAVRPLYGCSDHLLDAGLLGTEVTWVDPAGIAAAIRPDTGLVMVETPANPTLAEVDLRAVAHSCGTVPLLADNTFATPVLQRPAERGASAVLHSATKYLGGHGDVMGGVVACDEEFARALRQVRFATGGVLHPLAGYLLLRGLSTLPVRMRAASATAAELARRLAADPRVARVHYPRIGGAMVAFETHGDPHAVIAGVRLITPAVSLGSVDTLIQHPASISHRIVAEGDRHSSGIGDRLLRMSVGLEDVEDVWRDLDQALDGSPAGRGAHRARPAAHGDVPAGVSSAAAGGPVPVPVPGPGGR; encoded by the coding sequence ATGGGGACCACGGGGGCCGCGGGGGCCGCGGGGACCACGGGAAGCGCGCCGGGCACCCACGGCGCACGGCACGCCTTCGCCACCGAGGCCGTCCACGCCGGGCGCGAGGACCTTCCGGCCAGGGGACTGCACGCCGTACCCCTGGATCTGTCGACGACCTACCCCTCGTACGACAGCCGCCAGGAGGCCGCCAGGATCGACGCGTTCGCCGCCACCGGCGCCCGGCCGGACGGCCCGCCCGTCTACGCCCGCCTGGACAATCCCACCGTGGCCCGCTTCGAGACCGCCCTGGCCCGGCTGGAGGGCACCGAGAGCGCGGTCGCGTTCGCCAGCGGCATGGCGGCGCTCAGCGCGTGTCTGCTGGCGCGCGGTGCCCAGGGGCTGCGGCATGTGGTCGCGGTCCGCCCGCTGTACGGATGCAGCGACCATCTGCTGGACGCCGGGCTGCTGGGCACCGAGGTCACCTGGGTGGATCCGGCCGGGATCGCGGCGGCGATACGCCCCGACACCGGCCTGGTCATGGTGGAGACCCCGGCCAATCCGACGCTCGCCGAGGTCGATCTGCGGGCCGTCGCCCACTCCTGCGGCACCGTGCCGCTGCTCGCGGACAACACCTTCGCCACTCCGGTGCTGCAGCGCCCGGCCGAGCGGGGCGCGAGCGCCGTCCTGCACAGCGCCACCAAGTACCTCGGCGGCCACGGCGATGTGATGGGCGGCGTGGTGGCCTGCGACGAGGAGTTCGCCCGGGCGCTGCGTCAGGTGCGGTTCGCCACCGGCGGGGTGCTGCATCCGCTCGCCGGATATCTGCTGCTGCGCGGACTGTCCACGCTGCCCGTACGGATGCGGGCCGCCTCGGCGACCGCCGCCGAGCTGGCCCGGCGGCTGGCCGCCGACCCCCGGGTGGCCCGCGTCCACTATCCGCGGATCGGCGGGGCGATGGTCGCCTTCGAGACCCACGGCGATCCGCATGCGGTGATCGCCGGGGTGCGGCTGATCACCCCGGCCGTCAGCCTGGGCAGTGTGGACACCCTCATCCAGCACCCGGCCTCCATCAGCCACCGGATCGTGGCCGAGGGGGACCGCCACTCCTCGGGGATCGGCGACCGGCTGCTGCGGATGTCGGTCGGGCTCGAGGACGTCGAGGACGTGTGGCGCGACCTGGACCAGGCGCTCGACGGCAGCCCGGCCGGGCGCGGCGCCCACCGGGCGCGGCCCGCGGCCCACGGCG
- a CDS encoding YigZ family protein encodes MQERYRTVAREGVHEIEINRSRFLCTLAPAATEQEAQDVIQRVRKEHPTATHNCFAYVIGADGGVQKASDDGEPGGTAGVPMLQMLLRREVRYAVAVVTRYYGGVKLGAGGLIRAYGGAVGEALDTLGTVTRQRFRLVTVTVDHQRAGKLENDLRATGRAVREVRYAEAVTIELGLPEADVDAFRDWLADATAGTAALELGGEAYQDT; translated from the coding sequence ATGCAGGAGCGGTACCGGACGGTCGCGCGCGAGGGCGTGCACGAGATCGAGATCAACAGATCGCGCTTCCTCTGCACGCTCGCGCCCGCCGCGACCGAGCAGGAGGCGCAGGACGTCATCCAGCGCGTCAGGAAGGAGCACCCCACCGCCACCCACAACTGCTTCGCCTATGTCATCGGCGCGGACGGCGGTGTGCAGAAGGCGAGCGACGACGGGGAGCCGGGCGGTACGGCCGGGGTGCCGATGCTGCAGATGCTGCTGCGCCGCGAGGTCCGGTACGCGGTGGCCGTCGTCACCCGCTACTACGGGGGCGTGAAGCTCGGCGCGGGCGGTCTGATCCGGGCCTACGGCGGCGCGGTCGGCGAGGCGCTCGACACACTGGGCACCGTCACCCGGCAGCGGTTCCGGCTGGTGACCGTCACCGTCGACCACCAGCGGGCCGGAAAGCTGGAGAACGACCTGCGGGCGACGGGGCGGGCGGTCCGTGAGGTCCGCTACGCCGAGGCCGTGACCATCGAACTGGGCCTGCCCGAGGCCGATGTGGACGCTTTCCGCGACTGGCTGGCGGACGCCACCGCCGGCACCGCCGCACTGGAGCTCGGCGGCGAGGCGTACCAGGACACCTGA
- a CDS encoding Lrp/AsnC family transcriptional regulator, giving the protein MAETVVLDPVDLQILRLLQNDARTTYRDLAAQVGVAPSTCLDRVTRLRRSGVILGHELRLDPAKLGRGLEALLSVQLRPHRRELVGPFVERIRALPESRALFHLAGPDDYLVHVAVADTADLQRLVLDEFTSRREVARVETRLIFQQWSCGPLLPPARDGSAIS; this is encoded by the coding sequence ATGGCCGAAACCGTCGTTCTCGATCCGGTGGACCTCCAGATTCTGCGGCTGCTGCAGAACGACGCCCGGACCACCTACCGCGATCTGGCCGCCCAGGTCGGCGTGGCGCCCTCGACCTGTCTGGACCGGGTGACCCGGCTGCGCCGCTCCGGCGTGATCCTCGGCCATGAACTCCGCCTGGACCCCGCCAAGCTGGGGCGCGGCCTCGAGGCCCTGCTCTCGGTCCAGCTCCGGCCCCACCGCCGGGAGCTGGTCGGCCCGTTCGTGGAGCGGATCCGGGCGCTGCCCGAGTCCCGGGCGCTGTTCCATCTGGCCGGGCCGGACGACTATCTGGTGCACGTCGCGGTGGCCGACACCGCCGATCTGCAGCGGCTGGTGCTGGACGAGTTCACCTCGCGCCGCGAGGTGGCCCGGGTCGAGACCCGGCTGATCTTCCAGCAGTGGAGCTGCGGCCCCCTGCTGCCGCCCGCCCGAGACGGCTCGGCAATCTCGTAG
- a CDS encoding AAA family ATPase: protein MRLHRLAVTAFGPFGAIQKIDFDELSAAGLFLLHGPTGAGKTSVLDAVCYALYGQVPGARQGNGLSLRSDHAEPLTPTEVVLEFTVGERRLEITRRPEQPRPKKRGTGMTREKAQTLLREYTPAAAPASASGPGQWKALSRSHQEIGEEMAQLLGMSREQFCQVVLLPQGDFARFLRADELARGKLLGKLFDTGRFAAVEERLAELRRAAEKQVAAGDERLLALAHRMAQAAGRTTELDGHPLPQPAPGEPGLADAVLEWAAVARTGARERRDIALSAVDAAEAAHDAAQRAADATRERAELQRRHAEARRRADDLERQRPDHDRLRELLERARAADAVVPALDLRTAAVRDHRTAEAAERQARARLTAEPGLAATALAATPAIPAIPDIPDQRTPPAPTPSPGTTVPAQGTASPDETTGHASAEGARAEVAPDEHAPGDVPPRRAPSGEAGTSATDGPGPRGRPLAQAVRDGRTGTGAPGSGAPGRAEGAASYGPDQVPGAGAGASGGCAAGRATAAGNGAVDGQVGSGAGGGSVPGGPGRAEGTLAGVPDRAPETDPSAGGCATGRVTTAGDEGAGEQAGSRAGLPGQASSGAAAASGGPGVSHARPGGGETTATGARDAGASHPTAYDAGRGGAAAGAARAGDGPYGGRDARSPGSDASAVLGKADAEWLRRVERRVREELGALGAARRGEARAEAVVGEIAALDREARADDEAIQEAAEWLAGWEETHRAHQRRVEAAQEAATRAEQLGGRIEPAERRLEAARRRDRLAGQERQAREELLRAREGAAAARQNWLDLKEARLRGIAAELAAGLRAGEPCAVCGATEHPGPARPGAGHVDRTAEETALADSQRAEEVREEAERTRNALREAHAGAEATAEGEDAAELDLTLAELRAAYAEAHDAAADGHAAREALDRAEGEHARRTAQRQEAERRAAARTSRRETLARERAALLAELEQARGADATVAERAARFERQAGLLARAAEAARGAEAAANRLKEADARLADAAYRAGFQTPEQAAEAVLPPDRQREARRRLDAWQTESAAAAAELSDPRLLAAAQAPPADPAAAQTAADAATRALREVSAADAAARTRCEDLDALSAQAVADARRLAPLRADHDRIARLASLAAGTSTDNERRMRLEAYVLAARLEQVAAAASARLRHMSSGRYTLVHSDARSGGRGRSGLGLHVIDAWTGSERDTATLSGGETFSASLALALGLADVVTDEAGGVRLDTLFIDEGFGSLDEQTLDEVMDVLDSLRERDRTVGIVSHVADLRRRIPAQLEVVKGREGSAVRHRSAAAH from the coding sequence ATGAGGCTGCACCGGCTCGCCGTCACGGCCTTCGGCCCGTTCGGCGCCATCCAGAAGATCGACTTCGATGAGCTGTCCGCCGCCGGGCTCTTCCTGCTGCACGGGCCGACCGGCGCCGGCAAGACGTCCGTCCTGGACGCGGTCTGCTACGCGCTGTACGGCCAGGTGCCCGGCGCCCGCCAGGGCAACGGGCTCTCGCTGCGCAGCGACCACGCCGAACCGCTGACCCCGACCGAGGTCGTCCTCGAATTCACCGTCGGCGAGCGGCGCCTGGAGATCACCCGGCGCCCCGAGCAGCCCCGCCCCAAGAAGCGGGGCACCGGGATGACGCGGGAGAAGGCGCAGACCCTGCTGCGCGAGTACACCCCGGCCGCCGCGCCCGCCTCCGCATCCGGGCCGGGGCAGTGGAAGGCACTCAGCCGCTCCCACCAGGAGATCGGCGAGGAGATGGCGCAGCTGCTCGGCATGAGCCGAGAGCAGTTCTGCCAGGTGGTGCTCTTGCCGCAGGGCGACTTCGCCCGCTTTCTGCGCGCGGACGAACTGGCGCGCGGCAAGCTGCTGGGCAAGCTGTTCGACACCGGCCGCTTCGCCGCCGTCGAAGAACGGCTGGCGGAGCTACGGCGGGCGGCGGAGAAGCAGGTCGCGGCCGGGGACGAGCGGCTGCTCGCGCTCGCCCACCGGATGGCGCAGGCGGCGGGCCGCACCACGGAGCTCGACGGGCATCCGCTGCCCCAGCCGGCCCCCGGTGAGCCGGGGCTGGCCGACGCCGTCCTGGAGTGGGCCGCCGTCGCCCGCACCGGTGCGCGCGAACGGCGGGACATCGCGCTCTCCGCCGTAGACGCGGCCGAGGCGGCCCACGACGCCGCCCAGCGGGCCGCCGACGCGACACGCGAACGGGCCGAGCTGCAGCGCCGCCATGCCGAGGCCCGCCGCCGGGCGGACGACCTCGAACGGCAGCGCCCCGACCACGACCGGCTGCGCGAGCTGCTGGAACGAGCCCGCGCGGCCGACGCGGTGGTCCCCGCGCTCGACCTGCGCACCGCCGCCGTCCGCGACCACCGCACGGCCGAGGCCGCCGAACGCCAGGCCCGCGCCCGCCTGACCGCCGAACCCGGCCTGGCCGCGACGGCCCTCGCGGCGACCCCGGCGATCCCGGCGATCCCGGACATCCCCGACCAACGCACACCCCCCGCCCCGACGCCATCGCCCGGCACCACCGTGCCCGCACAGGGCACCGCGTCCCCGGACGAGACCACCGGGCACGCGAGTGCGGAAGGTGCCCGGGCCGAGGTGGCTCCTGACGAGCACGCCCCGGGCGACGTGCCGCCGCGCCGGGCGCCGTCCGGTGAAGCGGGAACGTCGGCCACCGACGGACCCGGTCCGCGGGGGCGCCCCCTCGCGCAGGCCGTGAGGGACGGCCGCACGGGAACGGGCGCGCCGGGCTCGGGCGCGCCCGGCCGGGCGGAGGGCGCTGCCTCGTACGGGCCGGACCAGGTGCCGGGGGCAGGTGCGGGCGCGTCGGGTGGGTGCGCCGCCGGCCGGGCTACGGCTGCCGGGAACGGTGCGGTAGATGGGCAGGTCGGTTCCGGGGCAGGAGGGGGCTCCGTCCCGGGTGGGCCGGGCCGGGCGGAGGGCACCCTCGCGGGTGTGCCGGATCGGGCGCCGGAGACTGACCCTTCTGCAGGTGGGTGCGCCACCGGCCGGGTCACCACTGCCGGCGACGAGGGGGCGGGTGAGCAGGCCGGTTCACGGGCGGGTCTGCCGGGTCAGGCGTCGTCCGGCGCTGCCGCCGCCTCGGGCGGGCCTGGCGTGTCGCATGCGCGACCTGGCGGCGGCGAAACCACCGCCACAGGGGCGCGGGATGCGGGCGCCTCGCACCCCACCGCGTACGACGCCGGTCGTGGCGGGGCGGCGGCGGGCGCGGCCCGTGCTGGTGACGGGCCGTATGGGGGGCGGGACGCGCGTTCGCCGGGCTCGGACGCGTCCGCGGTGCTCGGCAAGGCCGATGCCGAGTGGCTGAGGCGGGTTGAGCGGCGGGTGCGGGAGGAGCTCGGGGCGTTGGGGGCCGCCCGGCGGGGGGAGGCGCGGGCGGAGGCCGTGGTCGGCGAGATCGCCGCGCTGGACCGGGAGGCCCGCGCCGACGACGAGGCGATCCAGGAGGCCGCCGAGTGGCTGGCCGGGTGGGAGGAGACCCACCGGGCGCATCAGCGGCGGGTCGAGGCCGCGCAGGAGGCAGCCACCCGGGCCGAGCAGCTCGGCGGGCGGATCGAGCCCGCCGAGCGGCGCCTCGAGGCCGCCCGGCGGCGGGACCGGCTCGCCGGGCAGGAGCGGCAGGCGCGGGAGGAGCTGTTGCGGGCGCGGGAAGGCGCCGCCGCCGCGCGGCAGAACTGGCTCGACCTCAAGGAGGCCCGGCTGCGCGGCATCGCCGCCGAGCTGGCGGCCGGGCTGCGCGCCGGAGAGCCCTGCGCGGTGTGCGGGGCGACCGAGCACCCGGGCCCGGCCCGGCCCGGGGCCGGGCATGTGGACCGTACGGCGGAGGAGACCGCGCTGGCGGACTCCCAGCGCGCCGAGGAGGTCCGCGAGGAGGCCGAGCGCACCCGGAACGCGCTGCGGGAGGCCCACGCGGGCGCGGAGGCCACGGCCGAGGGCGAGGACGCGGCCGAACTCGACCTGACCCTGGCCGAGTTGCGGGCCGCGTACGCCGAGGCCCATGACGCGGCGGCCGACGGGCACGCCGCCCGCGAGGCCCTGGACCGGGCCGAGGGCGAGCACGCACGGCGTACGGCCCAGCGGCAGGAGGCCGAGCGGCGGGCGGCCGCCCGCACCTCGCGCCGCGAAACCCTGGCCCGGGAGCGGGCCGCGCTGCTGGCGGAGCTGGAGCAGGCGCGCGGCGCGGACGCCACCGTCGCCGAGCGGGCGGCGCGGTTCGAGCGGCAGGCGGGGCTGCTGGCCCGCGCCGCCGAGGCGGCGCGGGGTGCCGAGGCGGCCGCGAACCGCCTGAAGGAGGCCGACGCCCGGCTCGCCGACGCGGCGTACCGGGCCGGGTTCCAGACCCCGGAGCAGGCCGCCGAGGCCGTGCTGCCCCCGGACCGGCAGCGCGAGGCGCGCCGCCGTCTCGACGCATGGCAGACGGAGTCGGCGGCGGCCGCGGCCGAGCTGTCCGACCCCAGGCTGCTCGCCGCCGCGCAGGCGCCGCCCGCCGACCCCGCGGCGGCGCAGACGGCGGCCGACGCGGCCACCCGCGCGCTGCGCGAGGTCTCGGCCGCGGACGCCGCGGCCCGCACCCGCTGCGAGGACCTCGACGCGCTCTCCGCGCAGGCGGTGGCCGACGCCCGCCGACTCGCCCCGCTGCGCGCGGACCACGACCGGATCGCCCGCCTCGCCTCGCTCGCCGCCGGCACGTCCACGGACAACGAGCGCAGGATGCGGCTGGAGGCGTATGTCCTGGCGGCCCGGCTGGAACAGGTCGCGGCGGCGGCGAGCGCGCGGCTGCGCCATATGTCCTCCGGGCGCTACACGCTGGTGCACTCCGACGCCCGCTCCGGCGGGCGCGGCCGCTCCGGTCTCGGACTGCATGTCATCGACGCCTGGACCGGCAGCGAACGCGACACCGCCACCCTCTCCGGCGGCGAGACCTTCTCCGCCTCGCTCGCCCTCGCGCTGGGCCTGGCGGACGTGGTCACCGACGAGGCGGGCGGGGTCCGCCTGGACACCCTCTTCATCGACGAGGGGTTCGGCAGCCTCGACGAGCAGACCCTGGACGAGGTCATGGACGTGCTGGACTCGCTGCGCGAGCGGGACCGTACGGTGGGCATCGTCAGCCATGTCGCGGATCTGCGCCGGCGGATCCCGGCACAGCTGGAGGTCGTCAAGGGCCGTGAGGGCTCGGCCGTACGGCATCGGTCGGCCGCCGCGCACTAG
- a CDS encoding DUF885 domain-containing protein yields MSDTKNAPLPRQVADSYVDALIELDPITGTYLGVPESSRRLPDFSPDGAEAVADLSRTTLARLAEAEARPGADSDAERRCARLLRERLTAELAVHDAHEGLRAVSNLSSPLHSVRGIFTVMPSETEEDWAAVAARLRAVPAALEGYRASLAEGLRRNLPAGPRQVATVLEQLTEWIGTDGGWFADFTAEGPDALRGELDEAAAAATGALVALRDWLRETYAPAVEGAPDVVGRERYRRWARMWNGTDLDLDEAYAYGWSEFHRIHAEMRTEAEKILPGANPWEALRHLDTHGAHIEGVEETRVWLQELMDEAIEELNGTHFDLAERVKRVESMIAPPGSAAAPYYTQPSVDFSRPGRTWLPTMGETRFPVYDLVSTWYHEGVPGHHLQLAQWAHVSDQLSRYQATVGMVSANAEGWALYAERLMDELGFLSDPERRLGYLDAQMMRALRVIVDIGMHLELEIPADSPFHPGERWTPELAREFFGLHCGRPAEFLDSELVRYLGMPGQAIGYKLGERAWLTGREAARKAHGDAFDAKKWHMAALSQGSLGLDDLVEELSAL; encoded by the coding sequence ATGTCCGATACCAAGAACGCTCCGCTGCCCCGTCAGGTCGCCGACAGCTATGTCGACGCCCTCATCGAACTCGACCCGATCACCGGCACCTACCTGGGCGTTCCCGAGAGCTCCCGGCGCCTCCCGGACTTCTCCCCCGACGGGGCCGAGGCCGTCGCCGATCTCTCCCGCACCACCCTGGCCCGGCTGGCCGAGGCCGAGGCGCGCCCCGGTGCGGACAGCGACGCCGAGCGCCGCTGCGCCCGGCTGCTGCGGGAGCGGCTGACCGCCGAGCTCGCCGTGCACGACGCCCATGAGGGGCTGCGCGCGGTCAGCAATCTGAGCTCCCCGCTGCACTCGGTGCGCGGCATCTTCACCGTGATGCCCAGCGAGACCGAGGAGGACTGGGCGGCCGTCGCGGCCCGGCTGCGCGCCGTACCGGCCGCGCTGGAGGGATACCGCGCCTCGCTCGCCGAGGGGCTGCGGCGGAACCTGCCGGCCGGGCCCCGGCAGGTGGCCACGGTCCTGGAGCAGTTGACGGAGTGGATCGGCACGGACGGCGGCTGGTTCGCCGACTTCACCGCCGAGGGGCCGGACGCGCTGCGCGGTGAGCTGGACGAGGCGGCCGCCGCGGCGACGGGCGCGCTGGTCGCGCTCCGCGACTGGCTGCGCGAGACCTACGCCCCGGCCGTCGAGGGCGCCCCCGATGTGGTGGGGCGCGAGCGCTACCGCCGCTGGGCCCGGATGTGGAACGGCACCGATCTCGACCTGGACGAGGCGTACGCCTACGGCTGGTCGGAATTCCACCGCATCCACGCCGAGATGCGCACCGAGGCCGAGAAGATCCTGCCGGGCGCCAACCCGTGGGAGGCCCTGCGCCACCTCGACACCCACGGTGCGCATATCGAGGGCGTCGAGGAGACGCGGGTGTGGCTGCAGGAGCTGATGGACGAGGCCATCGAGGAGCTGAACGGCACCCACTTCGACCTGGCCGAGCGGGTCAAGCGGGTCGAGTCGATGATCGCCCCGCCGGGCAGCGCGGCGGCGCCGTACTACACCCAGCCGTCGGTGGACTTCTCCCGCCCCGGCCGGACCTGGCTGCCCACGATGGGCGAGACCCGCTTCCCCGTCTACGACCTGGTCTCCACCTGGTACCACGAGGGCGTCCCCGGCCACCATCTGCAACTCGCCCAGTGGGCACACGTCTCCGACCAGCTCTCCCGCTACCAGGCCACGGTCGGCATGGTCAGCGCCAACGCGGAGGGCTGGGCGCTGTACGCGGAGCGGCTCATGGACGAGCTGGGCTTCCTGTCGGACCCGGAGCGGCGGCTGGGCTATCTGGACGCGCAGATGATGCGGGCGCTGCGGGTGATCGTCGACATCGGGATGCACCTGGAGCTGGAGATCCCCGCCGATTCGCCCTTCCACCCCGGTGAGCGGTGGACCCCGGAGCTGGCGCGCGAGTTCTTCGGGCTGCACTGCGGCCGTCCGGCGGAGTTCCTCGACAGTGAGCTGGTGCGCTACCTGGGCATGCCGGGCCAGGCCATCGGCTACAAGCTGGGCGAGCGGGCGTGGCTGACGGGGCGGGAGGCGGCCCGCAAGGCGCACGGCGACGCCTTCGACGCCAAGAAGTGGCATATGGCGGCGCTGTCGCAGGGCTCGCTGGGTCTCGACGACCTGGTGGAGGAGCTGTCGGCGCTCTGA